A genomic window from Prochlorococcus sp. RS04 includes:
- a CDS encoding cell division protein FtsQ/DivIB, with amino-acid sequence MKNQKGIKNRSFFFLIPFLYLTSLLSIKTLKKVELQDIRISGSELFSQDDVEKNSSLNFPIRLIFVETNLLEKELKQNLSLKNVSVNRELFPFGLKVHINSRIPIAYGERILNDEKILGFIDKDGIFINKQNLNKKNLNKLTIKVFGWKEKFQKILSEIFIAIENNELEIVKITFSSDGYLTVEEKDLKTIFLGFNPNLINYQLQKINNLKNELKKNSFSKKIQHIDLTNPDKPKIKVFKP; translated from the coding sequence GTGAAAAACCAAAAAGGAATCAAAAATAGAAGCTTTTTTTTTCTAATTCCATTTTTATATTTAACAAGCTTATTAAGCATAAAAACTCTCAAAAAAGTCGAACTTCAGGACATTAGGATTTCTGGTAGTGAATTATTTTCGCAGGATGATGTGGAAAAAAATTCATCTTTAAATTTTCCGATCCGATTAATTTTTGTTGAAACTAATTTGTTAGAAAAAGAGTTAAAACAAAATTTATCTCTCAAGAATGTTTCGGTAAACAGAGAATTATTTCCCTTTGGTTTGAAAGTTCATATTAATTCAAGAATTCCAATAGCTTACGGTGAGAGAATATTAAACGACGAAAAAATATTAGGCTTCATTGACAAAGATGGAATTTTTATCAATAAACAAAATCTGAATAAAAAAAATTTGAATAAATTAACCATAAAAGTTTTTGGATGGAAAGAAAAATTTCAAAAAATATTATCCGAAATTTTTATCGCTATAGAAAATAATGAATTAGAGATAGTTAAAATCACTTTTTCATCTGATGGTTACCTAACAGTTGAGGAAAAAGATTTAAAAACAATATTCTTAGGATTTAATCCAAATTTAATCAATTATCAATTACAAAAAATCAATAATCTTAAAAATGAACTTAAGAAAAATAGCTTTTCAAAAAAAATACAGCATATAGATCTTACTAATCCTGACAAACCAAAAATAAAAGTGTTCAAACCCTAA
- a CDS encoding D-alanine--D-alanine ligase family protein — translation MIGGKKKCIGLIFGGNSNEHEVSISSAKTVYEAFNSEINKERFTIKAFYINKYGDWLESDSSEKILIGEIENNKTIKQEIFNQEKINFLEGIEFQNVDVWFPLLHGFNGEDGSIHGLLRFTKKPLVGCGIIGSALGMDKILMKTIFSNLKLPQVNYLVFQNEDLNDKEVKNKIINKILKKLNFPVFVKPSNSGSSLGISKVINESEILQALEKAHGIDPRILIEEGLEVREIECGIIGRSELLISEIGEVNYESDWYDYDSKYNSNNKIIIPAEIDSKITREIKDIAIKSCRALNIFGFARVDFFLEKSSNKIFLNEINTIPGFTKNSMFPMLWEASGLKIEQLVAKLVDISLDL, via the coding sequence ATGATCGGGGGTAAGAAAAAATGTATTGGCTTAATATTTGGCGGTAATTCCAATGAACATGAAGTATCCATATCATCTGCGAAAACAGTTTATGAAGCATTTAATTCAGAAATAAACAAAGAACGCTTTACAATTAAAGCCTTTTACATAAACAAATATGGAGATTGGCTTGAAAGTGATAGTTCAGAAAAAATCCTAATTGGTGAAATTGAAAACAATAAAACAATAAAACAAGAAATTTTTAATCAAGAAAAAATTAATTTCCTTGAAGGAATTGAATTTCAAAATGTTGATGTTTGGTTTCCCCTTTTACATGGATTTAATGGTGAAGACGGATCAATTCATGGCTTACTTAGATTTACAAAGAAACCTTTAGTCGGATGTGGAATTATTGGCTCTGCACTTGGAATGGATAAAATATTGATGAAAACAATTTTCTCAAATCTTAAACTTCCACAAGTTAATTATCTAGTTTTTCAAAACGAAGATCTCAACGATAAGGAAGTAAAAAATAAAATAATTAATAAAATTTTAAAAAAATTAAATTTTCCTGTTTTTGTTAAACCTTCGAACTCTGGTTCATCTCTTGGCATCTCTAAAGTCATTAATGAATCAGAAATATTACAAGCATTAGAAAAGGCTCATGGAATAGATCCAAGAATTTTAATAGAAGAGGGTTTAGAGGTCAGGGAGATTGAATGCGGAATAATTGGGCGTTCAGAACTATTAATCTCTGAGATAGGCGAGGTAAATTACGAAAGTGATTGGTATGATTACGATTCAAAATATAATTCAAATAATAAAATAATTATCCCAGCCGAAATAGATTCTAAAATCACTAGAGAAATTAAAGACATTGCTATTAAAAGTTGTAGAGCACTAAATATTTTCGGTTTTGCAAGAGTAGATTTCTTTTTAGAAAAATCTTCAAATAAAATTTTTCTAAATGAAATAAATACAATTCCTGGTTTTACAAAAAACAGTATGTTTCCAATGCTTTGGGAAGCTTCAGGTTTAAAAATTGAACAACTTGTGGCTAAACTGGTAGATATATCTTTAGATTTGTAA
- a CDS encoding bifunctional folylpolyglutamate synthase/dihydrofolate synthase has translation MKNANLKTFELSPKYERDNIKLGLSRIEKALQELGNPCKNIPAIQIIGTNGKGSIAAYLESILFEAKRNFGVTTSPHLLDVCERIRVNKKNIKKTDFEKIYRLIEKNFSTFELTPFEKIICCALNFFDHKKVELLILEAGLGGRLDATTAHRSRPIIAIGNIGLDHKEFLGDTIEKIAEEKLAVIEKNSIVISCNQNSQVENLITKKVKEVGAKIIWKDSISNSYKLGLEGIFQKQNASVAVGAIEALNNYGFNIKEKHISEGLKKTSWKGRLEIINFLNKEILVDCAHNYPAAKALSHERSNWENEDKGIYWVLGVQRQKDFYAILKTLLKKNDHLLLVPVPNQPSWQLKDLSQIKEIDLQKIIEFETFELAIDYLFSLEKWPPNHPVLTGSIFLVAEFIKFINKQKC, from the coding sequence TTGAAAAATGCAAATTTAAAAACTTTTGAATTATCTCCTAAATATGAAAGGGATAATATCAAGTTAGGTTTATCAAGAATTGAAAAAGCACTTCAAGAACTTGGTAATCCTTGCAAGAATATCCCTGCCATACAGATTATTGGAACCAATGGGAAAGGATCAATCGCGGCATATTTAGAAAGTATACTTTTTGAAGCTAAAAGGAATTTCGGTGTAACGACATCTCCTCATCTTTTGGATGTATGCGAGAGAATTAGAGTTAATAAAAAAAATATCAAAAAAACTGATTTTGAAAAAATCTATAGATTAATAGAAAAAAATTTTTCAACATTTGAATTAACTCCTTTTGAAAAAATCATTTGCTGCGCACTAAATTTTTTTGACCATAAAAAAGTTGAATTACTCATTCTTGAAGCTGGCTTAGGGGGACGATTGGACGCGACAACAGCCCATAGATCTAGACCAATCATTGCTATTGGGAATATTGGCTTAGACCATAAAGAATTTCTTGGAGATACGATTGAAAAAATTGCCGAAGAAAAATTAGCAGTTATTGAAAAAAACTCGATTGTCATCTCATGCAATCAAAATAGTCAAGTTGAAAATTTAATAACCAAAAAAGTTAAAGAGGTAGGAGCAAAAATTATTTGGAAAGATTCAATTTCAAACAGCTATAAGCTTGGATTAGAAGGAATTTTTCAAAAGCAAAATGCTTCGGTAGCTGTTGGAGCAATTGAAGCGCTGAATAATTATGGATTTAACATAAAAGAAAAACACATATCTGAAGGTCTTAAAAAGACATCTTGGAAGGGAAGACTAGAAATAATAAATTTTTTGAACAAAGAAATTCTTGTGGATTGTGCGCATAATTATCCTGCTGCAAAAGCACTCTCTCATGAGCGAAGCAATTGGGAGAATGAAGATAAAGGAATTTATTGGGTTTTAGGTGTCCAAAGACAAAAAGATTTTTACGCAATATTAAAAACGCTTCTAAAGAAAAATGATCACTTATTACTTGTGCCAGTTCCAAACCAACCTAGTTGGCAATTAAAAGATCTTTCTCAGATTAAAGAAATTGACCTTCAAAAAATAATTGAATTTGAAACATTTGAACTTGCCATTGATTATTTATTTTCCCTAGAAAAATGGCCACCTAATCATCCTGTCCTAACGGGTTCTATTTTTTTAGTTGCTGAATTTATTAAATTTATAAATAAACAGAAATGTTAA
- the miaB gene encoding tRNA (N6-isopentenyl adenosine(37)-C2)-methylthiotransferase MiaB, translating into MLTKTKSDEKKSQKNSTTGSYWITTFGCQMNKADSERMAGTLEKMGYTRADNELNADLVLYNTCTIRDNAEQKVYSFLGRQAKRKHKTPNLKLVVAGCLAQQEGESLLRRVPELDLVMGPQHVNNLENLLGKVDLGNQVAATEETFISEDITSARRESSICGWVNIIYGCNERCSYCVVPSVRGKEQSRYPNAIKNEIQKLADDNFKEITLLGQNIDAYGRDLPGTTKEGRKENTLTDLLYYIHDVKEIRRIRFATSHPRYFSKRLIQACYELDKVCEHFHIPFQSGNDEILKQMSRGYSIKKYKNIIENIRSLMPDASITADAIVAFPGETEQQYQDTLKLISEIGFDQVNTAAYSPRPNTPAAVWSNQLSEEVKKARLQEINDLVEKTARSRNQRYINNIESVLIEGLNPKNSSQIMGRTRTNRLTFVEIPKNINFNFSLGDEIDVKINEARPFSLTGELYF; encoded by the coding sequence GTGCTAACAAAAACAAAATCAGACGAAAAAAAATCTCAAAAGAATTCAACTACTGGCAGTTATTGGATAACCACATTTGGATGCCAAATGAACAAGGCTGATTCTGAGAGAATGGCTGGAACACTAGAGAAGATGGGATATACCAGAGCAGATAATGAATTAAATGCCGATTTAGTCTTGTACAATACTTGCACAATCAGAGATAATGCTGAGCAAAAAGTTTATAGTTTTCTAGGAAGACAAGCAAAAAGAAAGCACAAAACACCAAACTTAAAACTTGTTGTTGCAGGTTGCCTTGCGCAGCAAGAAGGAGAGTCCTTATTAAGAAGAGTCCCAGAACTTGATCTGGTTATGGGACCCCAACACGTAAATAATCTTGAAAATCTCCTGGGGAAAGTTGATTTAGGAAATCAAGTTGCTGCCACAGAAGAAACCTTCATTTCTGAAGATATAACAAGTGCCAGAAGAGAAAGCTCTATTTGTGGCTGGGTGAATATCATTTATGGATGTAATGAAAGATGTTCATATTGTGTAGTTCCTTCTGTAAGAGGAAAAGAGCAATCAAGATATCCAAATGCGATAAAAAATGAGATCCAAAAATTAGCTGATGATAATTTTAAAGAAATTACTCTTTTGGGTCAGAACATTGATGCTTATGGTAGAGACCTTCCAGGAACTACAAAAGAGGGGAGAAAGGAGAATACACTAACTGATCTTTTATATTATATTCATGATGTTAAAGAAATTCGCAGAATAAGATTTGCTACTAGTCATCCAAGATATTTTTCAAAAAGGTTGATTCAAGCTTGTTATGAACTTGATAAAGTCTGTGAACATTTCCATATTCCCTTCCAAAGTGGAAATGATGAAATCTTAAAACAAATGTCAAGGGGATATTCAATTAAAAAGTATAAAAATATTATCGAGAATATAAGGTCATTAATGCCAGATGCATCAATCACTGCTGACGCAATAGTTGCTTTCCCAGGAGAAACCGAACAACAATATCAAGATACATTAAAGCTAATATCAGAAATTGGCTTTGATCAAGTGAATACAGCAGCATACTCTCCAAGACCAAATACGCCTGCAGCAGTTTGGTCGAATCAACTTTCGGAGGAGGTAAAAAAAGCTAGATTGCAGGAAATCAATGATTTGGTCGAGAAAACTGCAAGAAGTAGAAATCAAAGATATATCAATAATATCGAAAGCGTTTTAATTGAGGGTTTAAATCCAAAAAATTCCTCGCAAATTATGGGTAGAACCAGAACAAATAGATTAACTTTTGTAGAGATTCCCAAAAACATTAACTTTAATTTTTCATTGGGAGATGAGATAGATGTCAAAATAAATGAAGCTAGACCTTTTTCTTTAACAGGCGAACTTTATTTTTGA
- a CDS encoding FAD-binding oxidoreductase, translated as MTSNTLKFIDKFREVNNLEIIESKSDIKRLSKDFYNYSPILTEKLDECIADLVVRPSDHKAVKEVAEICWEFSIPLTLRGSGTGNYGQAVPLFKGVVMQMNHFNKLEEFDPDTGFVKVQSGCVMGDLNKQLEKYGRELRLLPSTWKTATIGGFIAGGSGGIGSIRWGFLRDPGNLIGLEAVTMNEKPELLKFDAAESEPLNHAYGTNGIITSLLLATDIKRKWYSIVIDCIEFEKTIEILKTLTSAAIDLKLGAILEEEIVDQMPKWFKSNARSHKILIQSTFGGTKTIELICKKFKVEFTLLGEEEKLVNGISEVVWNHTTLHMRSKDKNWTYLQMLLPLHSELELINFLRKKWGRKVLWHLEAVSQQGSPRLAALPVLRWNGIDELNEIMEDCKKLGAFIFNPHVLTVEGGGLGVVDADQVKAKLKFDPKGLLNPGKLEGWEVKEQFII; from the coding sequence ATGACATCAAATACTCTTAAATTTATAGACAAATTTAGGGAAGTTAACAACTTAGAGATTATTGAAAGCAAATCTGACATAAAAAGGCTTTCAAAAGATTTTTATAACTACTCTCCAATCCTTACTGAAAAATTAGACGAATGTATTGCTGATTTGGTGGTAAGACCTAGTGATCATAAAGCAGTAAAGGAAGTAGCAGAAATTTGTTGGGAATTTTCTATCCCACTTACTTTAAGGGGTTCAGGTACAGGTAATTATGGACAAGCTGTCCCATTGTTTAAAGGAGTTGTAATGCAGATGAATCACTTTAATAAGTTGGAAGAATTTGATCCAGATACAGGTTTTGTAAAAGTACAGTCTGGCTGTGTTATGGGAGATTTGAACAAACAATTAGAGAAATATGGGAGGGAATTGAGGTTGCTTCCTAGTACTTGGAAAACTGCAACTATAGGAGGTTTTATTGCAGGTGGATCAGGAGGTATTGGTTCAATTAGGTGGGGATTTTTAAGAGATCCAGGAAATCTTATTGGCTTAGAGGCAGTAACGATGAATGAAAAACCTGAATTATTAAAATTTGATGCTGCAGAATCCGAACCTCTTAATCATGCTTATGGGACTAATGGAATAATTACTTCTTTACTACTTGCTACTGATATCAAACGTAAGTGGTATTCAATTGTTATCGACTGCATTGAATTTGAAAAAACAATAGAAATATTAAAAACTCTCACCAGCGCAGCAATTGATCTAAAACTAGGAGCAATTCTTGAAGAAGAAATTGTAGATCAAATGCCAAAATGGTTTAAAAGTAATGCTAGAAGTCACAAAATATTAATTCAATCTACTTTTGGAGGAACAAAAACGATCGAGTTGATTTGCAAAAAATTCAAAGTTGAATTTACCCTCCTTGGGGAAGAAGAAAAACTCGTTAATGGAATTTCTGAAGTCGTATGGAATCATACAACTCTTCATATGAGGTCTAAAGATAAAAATTGGACTTATTTACAGATGCTTTTGCCACTTCATAGTGAACTAGAGTTGATTAATTTTCTGAGGAAAAAATGGGGCAGAAAAGTTCTTTGGCATTTAGAGGCAGTTTCTCAACAAGGATCACCGCGATTAGCCGCTTTACCAGTATTAAGGTGGAATGGGATAGATGAATTAAATGAAATAATGGAAGATTGTAAGAAACTTGGGGCGTTTATTTTTAATCCCCATGTTTTAACTGTCGAAGGTGGAGGCCTAGGAGTGGTTGACGCAGATCAAGTAAAAGCGAAATTAAAATTTGATCCTAAGGGGCTACTAAATCCTGGGAAATTGGAAGGTTGGGAAGTAAAGGAACAATTTATTATTTAA
- the ftsZ gene encoding cell division protein FtsZ, whose translation MSFGNNPNFDQSREILPSQNAKIEVIGVGGGGSNAVNRMINSDLEGVSFRVLNTDAQALLQSSAESRVQLGQNLTRGLGAGGNPSIGQKAAEESKEELQQALEGSDLVFIAAGMGGGTGTGAAPVVAEVAKQSGALTVGIVTKPFSFEGKRRMRQADEGIARLAENVDTLIVIPNDRLKDVIAGAPLQEAFRNADDVLRMGVKGISDIITCPGLVNVDFADVRSVMTEAGTALLGIGIGSGRSRAIEAAQAAMNSPLLEAARIDGAKGCVINITGGKDMTLEDMTSASEIIYDVVDQEANIIVGAVVDEAMEGEIQVTVIATGFETTQPLNQQRIKNRLSNQPLYNYSENKESGASIPEFLRLRQNKKDIG comes from the coding sequence ATGAGCTTCGGTAACAATCCAAACTTTGATCAATCGAGAGAAATCCTTCCAAGCCAAAACGCCAAAATAGAAGTTATTGGTGTAGGTGGTGGTGGCAGTAATGCAGTCAATAGAATGATAAATAGTGATTTAGAAGGTGTTTCATTTAGAGTCCTCAATACCGATGCACAAGCCCTACTACAATCTTCTGCAGAGAGCAGGGTTCAACTTGGACAAAACCTCACTAGAGGTTTAGGTGCAGGTGGGAATCCAAGTATTGGGCAAAAAGCAGCCGAAGAATCCAAAGAAGAGCTTCAACAAGCTTTAGAAGGATCTGATCTGGTATTTATAGCCGCTGGAATGGGTGGAGGAACTGGTACTGGGGCAGCTCCCGTTGTTGCAGAAGTAGCCAAACAAAGTGGGGCTCTAACAGTAGGTATAGTAACCAAACCATTTTCTTTTGAAGGTAAAAGAAGAATGCGTCAAGCAGATGAGGGGATCGCAAGACTAGCTGAAAACGTTGATACTCTTATAGTAATTCCAAATGACAGATTAAAAGACGTTATAGCAGGTGCTCCCCTTCAAGAAGCATTTAGAAATGCTGATGATGTTCTAAGGATGGGAGTCAAAGGCATTAGTGACATAATTACTTGCCCTGGATTAGTTAATGTTGATTTTGCAGATGTAAGATCAGTTATGACGGAAGCTGGCACTGCTCTCCTCGGAATAGGTATAGGTTCAGGTAGATCGAGAGCTATAGAGGCAGCACAGGCAGCAATGAATAGTCCTTTATTAGAGGCTGCCAGAATTGATGGAGCTAAAGGCTGTGTTATAAATATTACTGGTGGCAAAGACATGACTCTAGAAGACATGACCTCTGCATCTGAAATTATTTATGATGTTGTTGATCAAGAAGCAAATATTATTGTTGGTGCAGTAGTCGATGAGGCAATGGAAGGGGAAATACAAGTTACTGTAATTGCTACAGGATTTGAAACAACCCAACCATTAAACCAGCAAAGAATAAAAAACAGATTATCTAATCAACCCTTATATAATTATTCAGAAAATAAAGAATCAGGAGCCAGTATTCCTGAGTTTTTGAGATTAAGGCAAAATAAAAAAGATATAGGTTAA
- a CDS encoding aspartate aminotransferase family protein: MNTYSRFDISFKKGKGCWLWDKTGKRYLDAVAGIATCSLGHSDRVLRRRLSTQLKKIQHISNLYNIEEQEQLSRTLTNMSCAKSVFFCNSGAEANESAIKLIKKYGNKTTKGKESIILAAESSFHGRTLAALSATGQPKYQKGFEPMIQGFKFFKFNNFDSVKKLFEECENNDQKISGVLVEPIQGEGGVIPGSKKFFKSLREICDKYNSLLILDEVQSGVGRTGKMWGYENLGIEPDGFTLAKGLGGGHAIGALLVKEKANIFSPGDHASTFGGNPFACKAALTVLEEINRRNIINNVYQRGEQLCAGFEELSKKFPNIISGKRGLGLIQGIVINDDYADAKKITLKAFDKGLLVVPAGGNVVRIVPPLVISRREINILLNKLNSIFEEL, translated from the coding sequence ATGAATACCTATAGTCGATTCGATATATCATTCAAAAAAGGAAAAGGTTGTTGGCTATGGGACAAAACAGGTAAAAGATATCTTGATGCAGTCGCTGGTATAGCAACTTGTAGTCTTGGACATAGCGATAGAGTTTTGAGGAGAAGGTTATCAACTCAACTAAAAAAGATTCAGCACATTTCTAATCTCTACAACATTGAAGAACAAGAACAATTAAGCAGAACTTTAACTAATATGAGTTGTGCTAAAAGCGTCTTCTTCTGTAATAGTGGTGCGGAAGCAAATGAATCAGCAATTAAATTAATTAAAAAATATGGAAATAAAACAACTAAAGGTAAAGAATCAATTATTCTCGCAGCAGAATCCAGCTTCCATGGAAGAACACTTGCAGCCTTGAGTGCCACTGGACAACCAAAATATCAAAAAGGTTTCGAACCAATGATTCAAGGGTTCAAATTTTTTAAATTTAACAATTTTGATTCGGTAAAGAAATTATTTGAAGAGTGTGAAAATAATGATCAAAAAATTTCCGGCGTTTTAGTTGAGCCAATACAAGGCGAAGGCGGCGTAATTCCTGGAAGTAAAAAATTTTTTAAAAGCCTGAGAGAAATATGTGATAAATATAATTCTCTTCTAATTCTAGATGAGGTCCAAAGTGGAGTAGGTCGAACTGGGAAAATGTGGGGTTATGAGAATTTAGGAATTGAACCTGATGGATTTACCCTTGCTAAAGGATTAGGAGGAGGTCATGCAATTGGAGCGTTATTGGTAAAAGAAAAAGCCAACATTTTTTCTCCAGGGGATCATGCAAGTACTTTTGGAGGGAACCCATTTGCTTGTAAAGCTGCCCTAACTGTATTAGAAGAAATAAATAGAAGAAATATTATCAATAATGTTTATCAAAGAGGGGAACAATTATGTGCTGGGTTTGAAGAATTGTCAAAAAAATTTCCAAATATTATTAGTGGGAAAAGAGGTTTAGGTTTAATACAAGGTATTGTGATCAATGATGATTATGCTGATGCAAAAAAAATTACATTAAAAGCTTTTGATAAAGGTTTACTGGTAGTTCCTGCAGGAGGAAATGTTGTGAGAATTGTCCCACCATTAGTTATTTCTCGAAGAGAAATTAATATTCTTTTAAATAAGCTAAATTCAATTTTTGAAGAGTTATAG
- the panB gene encoding 3-methyl-2-oxobutanoate hydroxymethyltransferase, whose protein sequence is MLPSDLVNYKKKSRKIIALTAWDSISGSIAEQANVDLVLVGDSLAMVCLGYKSTLPITLENIIYHTNAVSRGFKKKIEEQPLVVSDMPFLTYQCGEDKAVEYAGKIIQSTYAKAVKVEGAEPEIQKVISRLIRMGIPVMGHIGLTPQSYLNIGLRKQGESLASQEKIKKEASILEELGCFSIVLEHIPDSLAKEIQNSLTIPTIGIGAGIYCDGQVRVTADLLGLNDDQPPFCQPIIQGKKIFNDKLKEWVNSERFS, encoded by the coding sequence ATGTTACCTTCAGACCTAGTTAATTATAAAAAAAAATCTCGCAAAATTATTGCACTAACTGCTTGGGACTCCATATCAGGGTCTATTGCAGAACAAGCAAATGTTGATCTCGTACTAGTAGGAGATTCATTAGCAATGGTCTGCTTAGGATACAAATCGACATTGCCAATAACTTTAGAAAACATAATTTATCATACTAATGCTGTTTCAAGAGGATTTAAGAAAAAAATTGAGGAACAACCTCTAGTCGTTTCAGATATGCCTTTTCTGACCTACCAATGTGGTGAGGATAAGGCTGTTGAGTATGCAGGGAAAATCATTCAAAGTACTTATGCAAAAGCTGTAAAAGTGGAAGGAGCTGAACCAGAAATACAAAAAGTTATCTCTAGATTAATAAGAATGGGAATCCCTGTTATGGGTCATATAGGTCTTACACCACAAAGCTATCTAAATATTGGATTAAGAAAACAAGGAGAAAGCTTAGCAAGCCAAGAAAAAATTAAGAAAGAAGCTTCAATTCTTGAAGAATTAGGATGTTTTTCAATAGTTCTTGAACATATTCCTGATTCGCTTGCTAAAGAAATACAAAATTCTTTAACAATTCCTACAATAGGTATTGGCGCAGGTATTTATTGCGATGGGCAAGTAAGAGTTACTGCAGATTTGTTAGGCCTCAATGATGATCAACCACCATTTTGCCAACCAATTATCCAAGGAAAGAAAATATTTAATGATAAATTAAAAGAATGGGTAAACTCTGAAAGATTTAGTTAA
- a CDS encoding amidohydrolase family protein, producing MGNSGTAEVLIPRSLCLIEDIDNLIIDVEDLCSVSISWEDGFVSELKPLENKVTKPKNILFPRFVETHSHFDKSFTWADFPNLESNYGGALSVNLEEHKTRTTDKVLERVEKSIKLAIQNGYRAIRSHIDTYKSQSIDIWIELFKLQKKFSSELTLQFVALAPLEYWDTSNGEELAKIFSSNGGILGGVIVPPFNKKNTSKFLAKMLLLASKYKLEIDLHIDESIIEPGAGIKVLLETIENLKINSIPITCSHLSSLISLSHREILNLGEKMAEKNIKVIALPLTNFWLLNRSNKTTSLKRPVAPIKQLQKSHVDVSLGSDNVQDPWYPFGNFDPLYMLSCSIPMLQLNPWERMTLSSIFLAPSRLLNLKWDGLIKKGCPADFVILDAQRWADVFSSSLKRKVFIKGDLYC from the coding sequence TTGGGTAATTCCGGCACAGCTGAGGTTCTTATTCCCAGAAGCCTTTGTTTAATAGAAGATATAGATAATCTCATTATCGATGTAGAGGATTTATGTTCAGTTTCCATTAGTTGGGAGGATGGATTTGTCTCTGAGTTAAAACCTCTAGAAAATAAAGTTACAAAACCAAAAAATATTTTATTCCCAAGATTTGTTGAAACTCATTCGCATTTTGATAAATCATTTACATGGGCAGACTTTCCTAATCTGGAATCAAACTATGGAGGAGCATTATCAGTAAATCTTGAAGAACATAAAACTAGAACTACAGATAAGGTCCTCGAAAGAGTTGAGAAATCAATAAAACTTGCCATACAAAATGGCTACCGAGCTATTAGAAGTCATATTGATACATACAAAAGTCAATCTATTGATATTTGGATTGAACTTTTTAAATTACAAAAAAAATTTTCATCTGAGTTGACTTTACAATTCGTTGCTTTAGCTCCATTGGAATATTGGGATACCTCTAATGGAGAAGAGTTGGCAAAAATATTTTCCTCTAATGGAGGCATTTTAGGAGGTGTTATTGTACCCCCATTCAACAAAAAAAATACAAGCAAATTTCTCGCCAAGATGCTTCTTCTTGCGAGTAAATATAAATTAGAAATTGATTTGCATATAGATGAGTCAATTATTGAGCCTGGAGCAGGAATAAAAGTTTTGTTAGAAACAATCGAAAATTTAAAAATTAATAGTATTCCGATCACATGTAGTCATTTAAGTAGTCTTATTTCTCTAAGTCATAGAGAGATTTTAAATTTAGGAGAAAAAATGGCTGAGAAAAATATTAAGGTTATTGCTTTACCCCTAACAAATTTTTGGCTGCTCAATCGAAGTAATAAAACTACTTCATTAAAAAGACCAGTTGCGCCAATAAAGCAACTACAAAAATCACATGTGGATGTATCTCTGGGTAGTGATAATGTTCAAGACCCTTGGTACCCATTTGGTAATTTTGATCCTCTTTATATGTTGTCTTGCTCGATACCTATGCTTCAACTAAATCCCTGGGAGAGAATGACTCTGTCTTCTATTTTTTTAGCTCCAAGCAGATTATTAAACTTAAAATGGGATGGTTTAATTAAAAAGGGCTGCCCTGCTGATTTTGTGATTTTAGATGCACAAAGATGGGCAGATGTTTTTTCGAGTTCCTTAAAGAGAAAAGTTTTTATAAAAGGCGATTTATATTGCTAA